A window from Lagopus muta isolate bLagMut1 chromosome 5, bLagMut1 primary, whole genome shotgun sequence encodes these proteins:
- the REG4 gene encoding regenerating islet-derived protein 4 isoform X1 has protein sequence MLPAGSLPEAGPCHPVLFQMGTRQGTPAEERRMMAARCALLLLCCMVLLQVVGARYLLSCPEGWSYYKLNCFRYFSQHRTWEEAEAQCQNTYSGAHLAWVEEPKEAATLSQVIMYYQRSQPVWLGLHYLRQSRDWRWTHGEKYDDLPTVPGNGAQGGSCALLTRSSSFTVWSSADCDRQHHFICKFTPSQ, from the exons atGCTGCCCGCGGGCAGCCTCCCCGAGGCTGGTCCCTGCCACCCCGTGCTATTCCAGATGGGCACCCGGCAG GGGACGCctgcagaggagagaaggaTGATGGCAGCCAGGtgtgcccttctgctgctgtgctgcatggtgcTCCTGCAGGTGGTCG GAGCCCGGTACCTGCTGAGCTGCCCTGAAGGCTGGTCCTACTACAAGCTGAACTGCTTCAGGTATTTCTCCCAGCACCGCAcctgggaggaggcagag GCGCAGTGCCAGAACACCTACTCTGGAGCCCACCTTGCCTGGGTGGAGGAGCCCAAGGAAGCAGCCACGCTGAGCCAGGTCATCATGTACTACCAGCGCTCACAGCCTGTCTGGCTGGGCCTCCACTACCTGCGGCAG AGCCGGGACTGGCGCTGGACCCACGGGGAGAAGTACGATGACCTCCCAACGGTTCCTGGGAATGGTGCCCAAGGAGGAAGCTGTGCCCTGCTGACCCGGAGCAGCA GTTTCACCGTGTGGTCCAGTGCTGACTGTGACCGACAGCACCACTTCATCTGCAAGTTCACACCCTCACAATGA
- the REG4 gene encoding regenerating islet-derived protein 4 isoform X2 translates to MSSLLLPRAGQAMGPSPMQGTPAEERRMMAARCALLLLCCMVLLQVVGARYLLSCPEGWSYYKLNCFRYFSQHRTWEEAEAQCQNTYSGAHLAWVEEPKEAATLSQVIMYYQRSQPVWLGLHYLRQSRDWRWTHGEKYDDLPTVPGNGAQGGSCALLTRSSSFTVWSSADCDRQHHFICKFTPSQ, encoded by the exons AtgtcatcactgctgctgccccGGGCAGGACAAGCCATGGGTCCCTCGCCCATGCAG GGGACGCctgcagaggagagaaggaTGATGGCAGCCAGGtgtgcccttctgctgctgtgctgcatggtgcTCCTGCAGGTGGTCG GAGCCCGGTACCTGCTGAGCTGCCCTGAAGGCTGGTCCTACTACAAGCTGAACTGCTTCAGGTATTTCTCCCAGCACCGCAcctgggaggaggcagag GCGCAGTGCCAGAACACCTACTCTGGAGCCCACCTTGCCTGGGTGGAGGAGCCCAAGGAAGCAGCCACGCTGAGCCAGGTCATCATGTACTACCAGCGCTCACAGCCTGTCTGGCTGGGCCTCCACTACCTGCGGCAG AGCCGGGACTGGCGCTGGACCCACGGGGAGAAGTACGATGACCTCCCAACGGTTCCTGGGAATGGTGCCCAAGGAGGAAGCTGTGCCCTGCTGACCCGGAGCAGCA GTTTCACCGTGTGGTCCAGTGCTGACTGTGACCGACAGCACCACTTCATCTGCAAGTTCACACCCTCACAATGA
- the REG4 gene encoding regenerating islet-derived protein 4 isoform X3, with protein MMAARCALLLLCCMVLLQVVGARYLLSCPEGWSYYKLNCFRYFSQHRTWEEAEAQCQNTYSGAHLAWVEEPKEAATLSQVIMYYQRSQPVWLGLHYLRQSRDWRWTHGEKYDDLPTVPGNGAQGGSCALLTRSSSFTVWSSADCDRQHHFICKFTPSQ; from the exons aTGATGGCAGCCAGGtgtgcccttctgctgctgtgctgcatggtgcTCCTGCAGGTGGTCG GAGCCCGGTACCTGCTGAGCTGCCCTGAAGGCTGGTCCTACTACAAGCTGAACTGCTTCAGGTATTTCTCCCAGCACCGCAcctgggaggaggcagag GCGCAGTGCCAGAACACCTACTCTGGAGCCCACCTTGCCTGGGTGGAGGAGCCCAAGGAAGCAGCCACGCTGAGCCAGGTCATCATGTACTACCAGCGCTCACAGCCTGTCTGGCTGGGCCTCCACTACCTGCGGCAG AGCCGGGACTGGCGCTGGACCCACGGGGAGAAGTACGATGACCTCCCAACGGTTCCTGGGAATGGTGCCCAAGGAGGAAGCTGTGCCCTGCTGACCCGGAGCAGCA GTTTCACCGTGTGGTCCAGTGCTGACTGTGACCGACAGCACCACTTCATCTGCAAGTTCACACCCTCACAATGA
- the HMGCS2 gene encoding hydroxymethylglutaryl-CoA synthase, mitochondrial — MLRLVSRAARCWGARQGLARVHPAAMQQACLSSTAAAAGTGTWPKDVGILALEVYFPAQYVEQSELERYDGVEAGKYTRGLGQQQMGFCAAHEDINSLCLTVVQRLVERGQLSWDAIGRLEVGTETVIDKSKAVKTVLMELFRESGNTDVEGIDTTNACYGGTASLFNAASWVESSAWDGRYAVVVCGDIAVYATGNARPTGGAGAIAMLVGPNAPLVLERGLRGTHMEHAYDFYKPDLSSEYPVVDGPLSIQCYLRALDRCYAVYRRKAESQWQQAGIQRPFTLDDFKFIIFHTPFCKLVQKSVGRLLLNDFLAAPSPDTASGLYKGLQPFRGMKLEDTYTSKEVEKAFQTASQEIFNQKTKPSLLLSSRNGNMYTPSMYGCLASLLAQCSAQDLAGSRIGAFSYGSGLAASMFSLRVSQDAAPGSPLDKLLSSLADLPTRLDARKRVAPQDFADIMKRREETHHLANHTPHGSQADLFPGTWYLERVDDKYRRQYARKPV; from the exons ATGCTGCGCTTGGTCAGCCGCGCTGCGCGGTGCTGGGGAGCGAGGCAGGGGCTGGCACGGGTACAccctgcagccatgcagcaggCATG cctttccagcactgcagcagcagctggcacaggCACGTGGCCCAAGGACGTGGGCATCCTGGCACTGGAGGTGTACTTCCCTGCACAATATGTGGAGCAGTCTGAACTGGAGCGCTATGATGGTGTGGAAGCTGGCAAGTACACGCGTGGCCTGGGCCAgcagcagatgggcttctgTGCTGCCCACGAGGACATCAACTCGCTGTGCCTGACGGTGGTGCAGAGGCTGGTGGAGCGTGGGCAGCTCTCCTGGGATGCCATTGGCCGCCTGGAGGTGGGCACTGAGACCGTCATCGACAAGTCTAAGGCCGTCAAGACCGTCCTCATGGAGCTCTTCCGCGAGTCAGGCAACACTGATGTGGAGGGCATTGACACCACCAACGCCTGCTATGGCGGCACAGCCTCACTCTTCAACGCAGCCTCCTGGGTCGAGTCCAGCGCCTGGGACG GACGCTACGCCGTGGTAGTGTGTGGGGACATTGCTGTCTACGCAACGGGGAACGCACGGCCTACAGGAGGTGCCGGTGCCATTGCTATGCTGGTGGGACCCAACGCCCCTCTGGTGCTGGAGAGAG GTTTGCGAGGAACACACATGGAGCACGCCTATGACTTCTACAAGCCTGACCTGTCTTCAGAATACCCAGTGGTGGACGGTCCCCTCTCCATCCAGTGCTACCTGCGGGCCCTGGACCGCTGCTACGCCGTGTACCGCAGGAAGGCAGAGAGCCAgtggcagcagg CTGGCATCCAGCGGCCTTTCACCCTTGATGACTTCAAGTTCATCATCTTCCACACACCCTTCTGCAAGCTGGTGCAGAAGTCAGTGGGGCGGCTGCTGCTGAACGACTTCCTGGCCGCCCCCAGCCCTGACACGGCTTCTGGACTCTACaaggggctgcagcccttccG TGGCATGAAGCTGGAGGACACCTACACCAGCAAGGAGGTGGAGAAGGCCTTCCAGACGGCCAGCCAGGAGATCTTCAACCAGAAGACCaagccctccctgctgctctcctcccgCAATGGCAACATGTACACGCCGTCCATGTATGGCTGCCTGGCCTCGCTCCTGGCTCA GTGCTCGGCTCAGGACCTGGCCGGCTCCAGGATCGGTGCCTTTTCCTACGGCTCAGGGCTGGCCGCCAGCATGTTCTCCCTCCGTGTCTCGCAAGATGCTGCTCCGG GCTCCCCCCTGGacaagctgctctccagcctggcTGATCTGCCCACCCGCCTGGACGCCCGCAAGCGCGTGGCCCCACAGGACTTTGCCGATATCATGAAGCGGCGGGAGGAAACCCATCACCtgg CCAACCACACTCCGCACGGCTCCCAGGCAGACCTGTTCCCCGGCACCTGGTACTTGGAGCGGGTGGATGACAAGTACCGCCGGCAGTACGCCAGGAAGCCCGTGTAG
- the PHGDH gene encoding D-3-phosphoglycerate dehydrogenase gives MAFTKLQKVLISDSLDPCCRDILQAGGIQVLEKPGLSKEELLQEIRDCDGLIVRSATKVSADVLEAAGRLQVVGRAGTGVDNVDVEAATRKGVLVMNTPTGNSLSAAELTCGMILCLARQIPQAAASMKEGKWDRKKYMGMELNGKTLGVLGLGRIGREVATRMQAFGMKTIGYDPIITPETSAAFGVEQLPLEQIWPRCDFITVHTPLLPSTTGLLNDSTFAKCRRGVQVVNCARGGIVDEGALLRALRSGQCGGAALDVFTQEPPKDRDLVDHPNVICCPHLGASTREAQSRCGKEIAMQIVDMATGKGLVGVVNGQVLSKAFAPQTKPWITMARALGTVLHGLAKQATGNVQVCTLGAPLKDASSYLAPAVVSGMLAGGKKEATLVNAMLLAQEAGLKVTASHGDTCTEPEGLLQVALQGTPHRVTGTVQGSTPVLRELNGVTFKQPAPLVGPLLIYRAKTSETNMLPTLAGLLGKTGIQLQSYHSSSAVSGEQWSIAGLSAPLSDLTGLKPCTTEVFQLHL, from the exons ATGGCCTTTACCAAGCTGCAGAAAGTGCTTATTAGCGACAGCCTGGACCCCTGCTGCAGGGACATCCTGCAGGCGGGGGGTATCCAGGTGCTGGAGAAGCCCGGGCTGAGcaaagaggagctgctgcaggagatcCGG GACTGTGATGGGCTCATCGTCCGCTCGGCCACCAAAGTCAGCGCTGACGTGCTGGAGGCGGCGGGCAGGCTGCAGGTGGTGGGCAGAGCAGGCACCGGTGTTGACAATGTGGACGTGGAGGCAGCCACCAGGAAGGGAGTGCTGGTGATGAA CACACCCACCGGGAacagcctcagtgctgcagagctcacctGCGGCATGATCCTGTGCTTGGCCAG GCAGATCCCACAAGCAGCTGCCTCTATGAAAGAAGGCAAATGGGACAGAAAGAAG TACATGGGCATGGAGCTGAACGGGAAGACACTAGGCGTGCTGGGGCTGGGCCGCATCGGCAGGGAGGTAGCCACACGGATGCAGGCTTTTGGCATGAAG ACCATCGGCTACGACCCCATCATCACCCCCGAGACCTCAGCTGCGTTCGGCGTGGAGCAGCTTCCGCTGGAGCAGATCTGGCCCCGCTGTGACTTCATCACAGTGCACACACCACTGCTGCCCTCCACTACGG ggctgctgaaTGACAGCACCTTTGCCAAGTGCCGCCGTGGTGTGCAAGTGGTGAACTGTGCCCGGGGTGGCATCGTGGATGAAGGAGCACTGCTGCGGGCATTGCGCTCAGGGCAGTGCGGAGGGGCCGCCCTCGATGTCTTCACACAG gagcCCCCGAAGGACCGGGACCTGGTGGACCACCCCAACGTCATCTGCTGCCCACACCTGGGTGCCAGCACCCGGGAGGCACAGAGCCGCTGCGGCAAGGAGATTGCCATGCAGATAGTGGACATGGCCACTGGAAAGGGGCTGGTCGGCGTG GTCAATGGGCAGGtgctgagcaaggcctttgCGCCCCAGACCAAACCCTGGATCACCATGGCCAGGGCACTGGGCACGGTGCTGCATGGCCTGGCCAAGCAAGCGACGGGCAATGTGCAGGTCTGCACCCTAG GAGCCCCCCTGAAGGATGCCAGCAGCTACCTGGCACCTGCTGTGGTCTCAGGCATGCtggctggaggaaagaaggaggcGACCCTGGTGAATGCCATGCTGCTGGCCCAGGAGGCTGGCCTGAAG GTCACAGCCTCCCATGGTGACACATGCACTGAGCCTGAGGGCTTGCTGCAGGTGGCCTTGCAGGGCACCCCACACCGGGTAACAGGAACAGTGCAGGGCAGCACTCCAGTGCTGCGGGAGCTCAATGGGGTCACCTTCAAGCAGCCGGCACCACTGGTGGGCCCTCTCCTTATCTACAGAGCCAAAACATCTGAAACAAACATGCTGCCCACACTCGCTG ggctgctggggaaAACAGGGATCCAGCTCCAGTCCTACCACAGCTCCAGTGCAGTGTCGGGGGAGCAGTGGAGCATAGCTGGGCTCTCAGCCCCGCTGTCTGACCTCACTGGCCTGAAGCCATGCACTACAGAAGTCTTCCAGCTCCACCTGTAG